The following DNA comes from Desulfobacterales bacterium.
TGTGACAGCATATAATAAATGAAATTTGTTCCAATGAAGCCACAGCCGCCGGTTACCAGTATATTTTGCATTGCATCTCCTAATGTTCTTATGAAACGCTCACAAAAGTTGGGGCTCTCTAATTCTATTAGGGTTTCAGGTGTCGGGCCTTCGCCGCGCCGTAGCGGCTACGTCCGCGCAGGCGGGTGTCAGGGTCTAAAGTACCGCAGTTGGCGGTTCAGGTGTCGGGTTTCAGGTGTCAGGGACGAATAGAAGGACTGACACCAGAACACTGAAACCTGAAACCTTTATCTTACTCACATCTTATATGATTTGCATCATAAAGTAAATTGAGCGACTCGCACATGAGGTGTCTATAATTGTATTGAAACAATTGACTTTATAATGATATATGATAAATTTTGAATATTTACAGATAAATATCAAATACACATGCAGCCGTTCAAGTGAGACGAAGAGCCTGATGCAAGAAAAAAATCGATACCATGTCGCCGCCGGAAGCTACCGTGTGGATGGCCAACAGCCCTTGGTACTGGAAGCCTATCTGGGAACGTGTGTCGGCGTAGCGCTTTATGATGCGGTTGCCGGTGTCGGTGGCTTAATTCATCTGCTGCTTCCGGAACCTGCAACCCCGGACGAAAGCTTTCAACCTGAAAAATATGCATCTACCGGCTTTCCGCCTTTTGTTCACGCTTTGTACAAAGACGGCGCTACGGCTGGGAACCTGAAAGCCTGCATCGCCGGCGGTGCGCTGGTGGGACCGTTAAGTGATACCGACCTTGAAATGGATATTGGCGGGCGCACCACCGAACGGGTCATGCAGTTGATAGCCGCCGAAAATATAACAGTTGATAAATTGGAAACCGGTGGGTTTTTCACCTGCCGGCTTGAGCTGGATTTGGACACAGGCGAATTTTGCATTGAGCCGGCAGGGTTTGACAAGCTTTCAGGCGATGCCGATATTAACATACCTGAGCGCCGGGAAATCTCCGATTCGATAAAAAAATTACAGCCCGTACCGCAAATTGCATTAAAAATAATGCGCATCATCCATTCTGACCAGTATGAAATCAAAACGATAACCGATGAAATCCGAAAGGATCAGGTGATCAGCGCCAGGACACTGCAGCTTTGCAACTCCGTCATGTTTGCCCGTCACAAAAGGATCGAGTCTCTGGATCACGCTCTGGTAATGATGGGTCAACATCTGTTGCTAAAGTTTGTCATTTCGGCCTCCTTGAACAACTTCTTTAATCAGATCGGTTGGGGTTATTCACTGTGCAAGGGCGGCATTTACCATCATGCGATCGGCACAGCGGTCATTGCTGAAAAACTGGCGACTTTGACCGGCCGGGCAGACCCATCAACAGCCTATATGGCGGGACTGCTGCATGATATCGGCAAGGTGGCATTGGATCAATTTATCCACGCCGGCTTTCCGCTCTTTTACCGTGAACTTATTCAGGGTGAAAAAAATTTCTCCGAGGTTGAAAGACAAGTGCTGGGAACCGATCATACCGAGGTCGGCGCAGAGCTCGCACTGAATTGGTCTTTTCCAGAATCTTTGGTGGAAGCCATACGCCATCATCATTATCCCGATAAGGCGACCCAACACAAGCCACTCGTCCATACTGTTTATCTGGCTGATCTTCTCATGAGCAGATTTCATACCGGGCTGGAACTGGAACGATTAAACACCGACGACCTTGCCAGACGGATGGGCGTGATTGGATTGTCGCTTTCTGATTTTCCGCAAATTATTGACCAAATCCCGATAAAGGTGCTGGAATCTTCACCTGAATTGGCATTGATGGCAGACGCATAAAATGCGTAACATGCTCTAAATTCGGAATCACATCATGACAAAAGCAAAATCACAAAAGAAAAAATTGGTGGCCATTGCGCCGGATCAACAGGCGCTGTTGCGCAAGCTACCAGGTGTGGATTACCTGCTAGACCTGGTTTCAAAAGAAGCATTCTTTGAAAGCATTCCACATTCGGTGGTTGTCAATTCAATTCGTGATGTCATCGCTCGCAAACGACAACAAATCCTCGACAAGGATTCTGCGATAGACCAAAACAGCGTGTCAGATAAGCAAATGACAGATGCGGTGGCACAGGCGGTTCGCAAAGCCATGACGCCGAACCTCAAACGCACGATCAATGCAACCGGGATTGTGGTCCATACCAATTTGGGCCGCTCTTTGCTGGCGCCTGAGGTAATTGACAACCTCTTGGCGATTGCCGGCCGTTATTCTAATCTGGAATACGATCTGGCGGCAGGCAAAAGGGGGTCGCGCTACAGCAATGTCGAAGCGTTGATCTGTGAAATCAGCGGGGCAGAGGCAGCTTTAGCCGTTAACAACAATGCCGGTGCGGTTCTTTTGAGCCTGGATACCTTGGCTAGAGATAAAGAAGTGATTGTCTCCCGCGGTGAACTCGTTGAAATCGGTGGGTCCTTCCGGGTGCCGGACGTGATGGCCAAAAGCGGTGCGATTCTCAAAGAAGTCGGAACCACCAACCGCACGCATCTGAAAGATTATGAGACGGCTATCGGACCGCAATCCGGCTTACTGTTAAAAGTCCACACCAGCAACTACAGCGTTGTCGGTTTCACGGCGGAAGTTTCATTGCGAGAGCTGGTTGACCTGGGTGCAGCGCACCAACTGCCGGTCATGGAGGATCTTGGCAGCGGCACGTTTATTGATTTTTCAAAGTACGGCCTGCTCAAAGAGCCCACTGTTCAGGAATCCGTTAATACCGGAACCGATGTGATTGCCTTCAGCGGCGATAAGCTGCTGGGCGGTCCCCAGGCCGGCATTATTGTCGGCAAAAAGAAAGTCATCGATGCCATCAAGCAAAACCCGATGACACGAGCGCTGCGAATTGATAAACTCACACTGGCCGCATTGGAGGGCACCCTGCGACTGTACCGTGACGAAGCAAAGGCTGCACGCAATATACCCACTTTGCAGATGATCATGCTGTCATTGCCTGAAATCCAAGCCCGCGCCCAAGAATTAGCTGAGCGCCTGAAGCGAATCGATGATTCCCGCATGCACATCCACCTACTGGAACGCGCTTCCAAAACCGGAGGCGGTGCGTTGCCGCTTATGGAGCTTCCCAGTTTGTGTATTGGCGTCCAAATCGATGGCGTATCGCCCAACAAGCTGGAAAAAATGATGCGCCAAAACGATCCCCCTATTGTTGGCCGAATTGAAGATGACTTGTTTGTAATGGATCCGCGAACCATCCAGATGGACGAGGTCGCGATAATTGAAACGGCATTTAAAAATCGGATAATGAAAGCCTGATATGCGAAATTACCCAACTGAACTCTATCACAACCGGGAATCCACGCGACACTTTCTGCACGCTAAGGCTGAAGCAGATAACTTGCAAAAAAAGAGAATCCACATTCCTGTCAGCATTCAAAAGGCGATTCAATCCATTTATCCCGGCCTGCTGACAGGGCAAGCGTTTTTAACTCACGCTTTAGAGCAGCTGGCTCAGACCACGCTGTTTGCCGGTCTTATTTTCCAGATCGATGATAACGACACTTCCGCTCCTGAAAAAAGGCCTAAAACCGATCCGGCGGTGGCCCACAAACGAGCAGCCAAATTATTCAACAATTTTTGTCAAAAGCACAATGGCATTTGGGGATTGCTAAACCAGGGATTGTTCGGCGCCTATTTTGATCAGAAAAACAGCGACCGCTGTTTGAAACTGGCACTGCAGTTTCAAGAGACATCAAAAAATAAGGCTGATTTAACCGTCAGCGTTGGTATCGCCGAATACCCAACCCTTAATTATCAACCGGCTGACATCCTCGCCAATGCGCTTAAGGCATTGAATCACGCAGCATTTCTGGGGCCCAACAGCGCTGTGGCTTTTGATTCGGTGAGTCTAAACATCAGCGGAGATCAACTATTCGACCAAGGTGATATCAACGGTTCAATTGAAGAATTTCAACTCGCCCTGAAACTGGATCCGAAAAACATCAATGTTCACAACAGTCTGGGTGTTTGCTACGGCCTGCTCGGAGAATATGAAAAAGCCAAGCTGGAATTTAATTCAGCTGTCAAATTGAATCATAGTGAAGTCATGGCCTGGTACAATATGGGGTTTATCCACATGTTGAACGGCGATCGTCAAAAAGCGCTGGATCTTTTTTTAAAAGCCAATGCCATCAATCAGGATGTGTTTGAAATCACTTTTCAAACCGGCAGGCTGTTGATGGAAATGAAACAGCCTGAAAGCGGCAAAAAATTCCTGCAACGGGCTGCCGCCCTCGAACCGGCGTCCAGTGCGGCATTTCGCTACCTAGGCGAATGTTATACCGAAATTGGCGACACGCACGCCGCTATTACTGCCTTCAAAAAGGCCATTAAATACAATCCCTCTGATGCTGCTTCATTGTCGGCAATGGGCTGTCTGTTTTCCGAGCAGGAGGAGGATCCTAGTATTGCCCTGATGTTTTGTCGCGAAAGCGTGCAACTGTCCCCTGAAAATGGTCTTTTTCGGTACCGTTTAGGCCAGCTTTATCGCAAGCAAAACCGTCTGGATGACGCCTTAGTTGAGTTTAAAAAAGCCGAGCAACTGGGTAAAGACGCATCCGAAGAGATAAGCGAAATCGAAAAGAAAAGTTCACCCAAGGCCACACGTTCAGCGGGTTGAGCAGGATAATACAATGAAAGACATTATTCTACAGCAGCTTGAGGAAAGCCTTGACGTCAAGCGCCAATTTATTGAAGCGCACATGGATAAGATTCAGTTTGCGGCTGAAAAGCTGGTAGACTGCGTGCGGACCAAAAACAAGATTCTCATTTTCGGCAACGGCGGCAGTGCCGCAGACGCACAACATTTGGCCGCCGAATTCGTTAACCGCTATAAAATCGAACGCCCACCTTTGGCAGCCATTGCGCTGACTACCGACACCTCTATTCTGACCAGCGTAGGAAACGATTTTCAGTTTGACGATATCTTTTCAAAGCAAATCCAAGCCCTGGGTAAAAAAAACGATATCGCCTGGGGTATGAGCACCAGTGGAAAGTCGCAAAACGTTATACAGGCCCTCGAGCTGGCCAATGAAAAAGGTTTATTTTCCATTGCTTTCACCGGGCGCGGCGGAACGCTCGCCAACAGTGCCCAACTGGTGTTTACAGCTCCTTCCGATGATACCGCCCGGATCCAGGAAGCCCATATCACGCTAGGTCACATCTTATGCGATCTGGTTGAACGCATGCTTTTTGCACCCAAATGAGAGAGGTTTGACTGTTAAGATAACCTCCGTTGAATGGACACGATTATGCCCAAATCAATAAAACCACTGGACCTCAGACAGGTTAACACCTATTCATTGGCGCAGCGCACCAGCAAGGTGAGCACAAGCAGTTTTGCAAAAACCTGGCAGAAAGGATGCGCTTTTAAAGACTTTTTAAAAAAACTACCCGACATTCTGGCCGCCGGCGATCTTAAATGGGTTATCAACACGCTGGCAACCGCTGCACGCGCTAAAAAAATGGTGATTATGGGAATGGGCGCGCATGTAATCAAGGTGGGACTGAATCCGGTGGTAATTGATCTGATGGAGCGCGGTATTGTGGATTGTGTGGCTCTCAATGGTGCCGGCATTGTGCATGATGTCGAATTGGCCATGGTTGGTCACACGTCTGAAGACGTCGCCGCTGCAATCGATGATGGTTCCTTTGGCATGGCTGAGGATACCGCTATATTTTTGGGGAAAGCGCTGGTTGATATGCAGCCGGACACAGAGGGGCTGGGGCAAGCCGTTGGGCGCGCCATTGATGAAAAAAAATTGCCCTACAACCAGCAGAGCATTCTGGCGACCGGCTATCGGCTGGGGATTCCAGTCACTGTGCATGTCGCCATCGGAACCGATATTGTTCACATGCATCCGCAATGTGACGCCGCCCGAACCGGCGAGGCCTCTCACCGCGATTTCCGCTTATTGTCAGCCATGGTGGCCCGTCTTCAAAAGGGCGTCTATTTGAATGTCGGGTCCGCGGTCATCTTACCGGAAGTTTTTCTAAAGGCCGTCACCCTGGCGCGCAACCTGGGCCACAAACTAAATGAATTCACCACAGTTAATTTGGATTTTATCCAACACTATCGGCCTTTGACCAATGTTGTCCAGCGCCCGACAGCCCGCGGTGGACGAGGTGTCAATTTGGTCGGGCACCATGAAATCATGCTGCCATTGATTGCCGCTGGGGTAATTGAGCAGCTCGAAGCTTGACAGCACTGCGGATTTTATGTTTATTTACGTTTTTCTGACTTGATTTCATTCTGAAACCTTGCTTTTGAAGCCGTGATGATTACTTAATCAGAGAGGCCTGAGACGACTATACTAAATAGCGGGAGAACGCTATGCCGATTTACGAATATCACTGTAATAACTGCGACCAAGATTTTGAGTACCTGGTTTTTGGAAGCGAAAAGCCCGACTGTCCTTCCTGCAAGAGTAAAAAGGTGTCCAAACTGATGTCCCCTTGCGGGTTTATCTCAAAAGGCAGTGGTGGGGAAACCGTATCCAGTTCTGCCGGGGCATCTTCCTGCGGCGGCTGCGCAGCATCGAGTTGCGACGGCTGCGGCCATTGAGTCAGATGAACGATCCAATCAGAATCGGAACCCGTGGCAGTAAACTGGCGCTGTGGCAGGCCAACTGGACCAAATCCTTTCTTGAAAAAAAATTCCCATCAACTCCCATCGAGATAACCATCATAAAAACCCAAGGAGACAAGATTCTGGATGTGCCCCTTGCCAAGGTGGGCGGCAAAGGCCTTTTTGTAAAAGAAATTGAAGAAGCATTGCTGACCGGCCGCATTGATATTGCGGTTCACAGCATGAAAGATATGCCAGCTGACATTCCGGAAGGACTGTGTATCGGGGCGATCCCACAGCGTGAAAACCCGGTGGATGTCTTTATCTCCCGCAATGGCAAACCGTTCAAGGAAATGCCTGCAGGCAGTGTTATCGGCACCAGCAGTTTGCGGCGCGGTGCTCAGCTCAGGCATGCCCGACCGGATATGGTCATCCAGCCCATCCGAGGAAATCTTGATACGCGGCTTAAAAAGCTGGCGTCTGAAAATTTTGACGCCCTGGTCCTTGCAGCAGCGGGGGTCATACGGCTGAATCTGGAACATCAAATTACCGAATACCTGGACGCTACGGTCATGCTGCCAGCAATCGGCCAGGGCGCCTTGTGTGTGGAGGCTCGCACCGATGACCCGGCTGTGGGCCCGATGGTCGCGACCATGGATCATGCACCCACCCGGGCAGTGGTTGCCGGCGAACGCGCTTTTCTCAAGCGGCTCGAAGGCGGTTGCCAGGTACCCATTGCCGGTCACGGAACCATCAGTGATCAGACGTTTACGCTTATCGGGTTGGTAGCAGATGTTGATGGTGCCAAGGTCATCAAAGGGGAAAAAAGCGGGCCGATTGCTTCATCGGAGACCATTGGTATCGATTTGGCTGAAGAGCTGCTTGCCAGGGGAGCGGATCACATCTTGGAACAACTTAAAACCATATCACCCGAGGGCTATGAAAGCTAAAGTATATCTGGTCGGTGCCGGTCCCGGTGATCCGGGTCTGGTCACCGTCAAAGGCAAAGAATGTATCCAAAGGGCAGATGTCATCATCTATGACTACCTGGCTGCCCCTGCCCTGTTAAAACACGCCCGTAAATCCGCCGAGCTGATCTATGTTGGCAAAAAAGGCGGCGACCACACCCTTTCCCAGGATGAGATCAATCATTTGCTCGTCGAAAAAGCCCAATCCGGAGGCGTGATCACCCGACTTAAAGGCGGCGACCCGTTTATCTTCGGCCGCGGTGGTGAAGAGGCTGAAGCGCTTTTGAAAGCCGGCATCGCATTTGAAATCGTTCCCGGCGTTACTTCTGCCATTGCCGCAGCAGCCTACGCCGGTATTCCACTGACCCATCGTCAATTAACCTCGACCCTGGCCTTTGTAACCGGCCATGAGGATCCAACCAAAGCAGAAACGAGCATTAATTGGTCTTCGCTGGCCAAGGGCATCGGCACCCTTGTTTTTTTCATGGGCGTTAAAAATTTGCCCAATATATCAAAGCGTTTAATCGACAACGGCAAATCGCCGGATACGCCGGTTGCCTTGATTCGATGGGGCACGACTTCCCGTCAAAAAACCGTTACCGGAACACTGAGCACAATTGCCGATACGGCCCAGGCAGCTGGTTTGAAGGCACCGGCCATTATAGTGGTTGGTGATGTCGTCACATTGCGTCAATCGCTGAAATGGTTTGAGGAACGACCGCTGATTGGGAAACGTATCGTCGTCACCCGTGCGCGCCAACAGGCCAGTGATCTGGTCAAGCGGCTTGAGGAACTGGGTGCCGAATGCCTTGAGTACCCAACCATTGAAATTAGAGCACCCAAAGATCCCCAGCCTCTCAAGCAGGCAGTCGCGGGCCTATCCACCTATGATTGGATTGTCTTTACCAGCGTCAACGGGGTCAGCTATTTCTTCGAGCAGCTATTTGTCGCCGGTAATGACGTACGGGTATTGGGTCACTTGAAAACAGCGGCCATTGGTCCGGCCACTGCTGCCCGCTTGCTGGAATTTGGATTGACCAGTGATATCGTGCCCGAAACATACCGAGCAGAATCGGTGATAAAAGCATTTAAAAAAGAAAATTTAAAGGGCAAAAAAATACTGCTGCCACGTGCTAAGGAAGCCCGTCCGATTTTACCGCAAGAGCTGACAAAAATGGGCGCTGCCGTCACTGAAATACCGGCCTACGAAACCTTAAAAGCAGCCGAAAATATGGATGATCTCATCCAGCAGCTCAAGGATAAGCGGGTGGATATGATCACTTTTACCAGCTCGTCCACCGTAACAAATTTTAAAGCGCTTTTACCGCCAACAGATTTTAAGGCGCTCATCCAAGATGTCACCATTGCCAGTATCGGACCGATTACCTCCGATACCGCTAAAGAACTGGGTTTTCAAGTCCATATCTCCGCCGAATCCTACACCATCCCCGGTCTGGTAGACGCCATCCTCCAATTTTACCAGAACAATTGACCTGATCGCATTTTCGAAAAGAAGTCTTGACAGCTCGACGCGGATAAGAAATGACAACTGATTGGGGTCTTTTCTCACTCGGCTTATCTCAGCGTAAAGCCGGCTAGACAAGGAGGACAACATGAAAATACTGGCCCTTAACTCCAGCCCCCGCACCGGGGGGCAAAGCCAAACCGAACTGATGCTCAATCATCTTGTCGAAGGTATGCAAGACGCAGGCGCAGAGGTGGAAGTCGTCAATCTGCGTGAAAAAAAAATCAACTATTGCATCGGTTGCTACACCTGCTGGACCAAAACCCCCGGTAAATGTCTGCACAAAGACGACATGACCAAAGAACTGTTCCCCAAGTGGCTTGATTCGGATATAGCGGTTTATGCGACGCCCTTGTATAACTATACCCTCAACGCCGAGATGAAGGCTTTCATGGAGCGCACGATCCCATTTTTAGAACCCTTTATTGAACAACAAGGCAACCGCAGTGCGCACCCCCTGCGCTACACCCCTCCCGATGCGGTTGTGCTGTCGGTGGCGGGCTTTATTGAGATGTCCGTTTTTGATCAGCTTTCACACTATGTCCAATTTTTACTGGACCGCCGCAACCAACTATTGGCTGAAATATATCGCCCAGCGGCAGAAATATTATATCGGGATAAGGACGCAAAAGCAGCGGTACTTGCGGCAACGGTTCAGGCTGGGAGCGAATTGGTTGACTCCCGGCAAGTTTCCGCTGAAACGTTGCAACAGATCCAACAGCCTTTCATTGATTTTCAAACATTTGCCCTGACAAGTAATGTATTCTGGAAGACTTGTGTTGCCGAAGGTGTTACACCCAAAGAATTCCGCGAGAAAAATCTGGTTCCAAGGCCGGATACCATCGAAAGCTTTATGAGGACCTTCCCCATGGGGCTGAATAAGGAAGCCGTCGGTGAAGAGAAGAAAATTTTGCAATTTCATTTTTCAGATGAAGTGACCGATGCTTGCCACTTCATCATTGAAAAAGATAATGTATTTGCTGAACAAGGTCACGCAGAGAATCCCGACATCACCATTGTGACACCTTTTGAATTATGGATGGATATCATGACGCGCAAAGCCGATGGACAGCAAATGTTTATGGAGCAAAAATATACCGTTAGCGGTGACCTGGAATTGATGATTCAATTATTTCAAAAAGAAAGCTGATTCAAATTAATAGACGGCTTTTTATCGCTTTTAGCCAGATGGTGAAAAAAATGGGAAGACCCCTTGAAGAAAAATCATCAGTTAAGGACATCAAGAAAAGATTTGACCGGGATGTCGAACGTTTTTCTAATCTTGAAAACGGAGCCACAACCATAATGGATGCCCCCCTGGCCATGGAGTTAATCAGCCGGGCAGCGGTTGGGTCTACCCGAACTATCCAGCGCGTTTTGGACATCGGCTGCGGCGCGGGTAATAACACCCTAAAGCTGTCTGAATACGTCAGCCCGTTTGATGTTGATCTGGTGGACCTTAGCCACCCTATGCTGGAAAAAGCCCATGAGCGCATCGCAGCCGTCAATCGCGGTAATATCAGAACGTTACAGGGCGATTTTCGTGAAATTGAGCTGCCCGCACACCACTATAATGTCATTCTAGCAGCAGCTGTTTTGCATCATTTACGGGATAAAAAAGATTGGGAGGCTGTATTTAAAAAAATCTTTGGGCTGACGGCTTCGGGCGGCAGCGTCTGGATTACGGACCTGGTGTCCCATGAGACGGAGCCTATCCAGGAACTGATGTGGCAACGGTATGGTGACTATCTTTACTCGCTGGGCGGTGATGACTATCGCGCGAAGGTCTTTGACTATATCGACAAGGAAGATTCACCTCGACCCGTCACCTACCAGTTGGCGCTTCTGCGCAAAGTCGGATTCGACCGTGTCGAGCTTTTGCATAAAAATGCCTGTTTTGCCGCGTTTGGCGCCATCAGGGAAGCACGTTTATAAAATCAGAGTGTTGATATACCCATGGGTCGCCTTAAATCGATATCCTGGTTTATCTTTTGCCTGCTGGGACTTTCCGGTTTCGGGGTCATCGTTGCCGAAGTTCTCAAAAAATGGCATTTCATCAGTGAAGATCTGAGTGTCGTTTGGGTTGTCGCGCCAATCCTAATTCTTTATATTGTTCAACAAGCCACCCAATCATCTTATGTCAGACGCTACTTCAATCTATCTTCGCACTTCGTCAGCCGCTCGAGAACCATCATCAATATCATTTTGGTCATCCTGGGGGTTTTTGCATTGATCAGCCTGCCATTTCTCTGGTACGGCGTTATTGAAGAGCTGGCATCACAAAAACATTAATACCTGTATCTTGCATGAAAATTAATGAATAATTTAAACGCCATTGATGGCGGTGGGTCTAATTATCTGTAATCGCAAGACAAGTTCTCTACGTGTCAAAGGATTTTTTTTCATTATATCTGATAGCTGTTTTGTTGTATGTCTTGAATTTGTTTAACTTACTGTCTTAACATGGCTTTTTATTTTCACATTAATTTTCATGCAAAATCAAATTTTTATAAATTTTCAGCCGCCCGTTTAACTTCAACGTAATAAGCCGCTGCCAACGCTGCGGTGCAGCCGTCAGCTGCCGATAGCACGATTTGGCGCGCGTATTTTTCCCTTACATCACCGACAGCAAACACACCGGGCAGATTGGTTTCACACTTTTCATCGGTACACACATACCCGTCGGGATTGACTTTGGTGCCGGCGGGCACCAGCTGGTTGCTGGGGTCAAACCCGATAAAGATAAAAACCCCATCTGTGGCCAACTTTCGCGTTTCACCGGTCTGGGTGTTCTGCAACGCAACGGCGCTGACTTGATCGGCATGTGAATCAATGGATGTGACAATGGAATCCCAGAGAATCTCAATTTTTTTGTCAGCCATCACACGCTGCTGCAAGATCGAACTGGCCCGTAAGGCATCCCGCCGATGAACCAGATATACCTTGGCAGTAATTTTGGAAAGATACAGCGCTTCTTCTGCGGCCGTGTCACCGCCGCCAACCACCACA
Coding sequences within:
- a CDS encoding D-sedoheptulose 7-phosphate isomerase — encoded protein: MKDIILQQLEESLDVKRQFIEAHMDKIQFAAEKLVDCVRTKNKILIFGNGGSAADAQHLAAEFVNRYKIERPPLAAIALTTDTSILTSVGNDFQFDDIFSKQIQALGKKNDIAWGMSTSGKSQNVIQALELANEKGLFSIAFTGRGGTLANSAQLVFTAPSDDTARIQEAHITLGHILCDLVERMLFAPK
- a CDS encoding zinc ribbon domain-containing protein, with the translated sequence MPIYEYHCNNCDQDFEYLVFGSEKPDCPSCKSKKVSKLMSPCGFISKGSGGETVSSSAGASSCGGCAASSCDGCGH
- the hemC gene encoding hydroxymethylbilane synthase produces the protein MNDPIRIGTRGSKLALWQANWTKSFLEKKFPSTPIEITIIKTQGDKILDVPLAKVGGKGLFVKEIEEALLTGRIDIAVHSMKDMPADIPEGLCIGAIPQRENPVDVFISRNGKPFKEMPAGSVIGTSSLRRGAQLRHARPDMVIQPIRGNLDTRLKKLASENFDALVLAAAGVIRLNLEHQITEYLDATVMLPAIGQGALCVEARTDDPAVGPMVATMDHAPTRAVVAGERAFLKRLEGGCQVPIAGHGTISDQTFTLIGLVADVDGAKVIKGEKSGPIASSETIGIDLAEELLARGADHILEQLKTISPEGYES
- a CDS encoding tetratricopeptide repeat protein; this encodes MRNYPTELYHNRESTRHFLHAKAEADNLQKKRIHIPVSIQKAIQSIYPGLLTGQAFLTHALEQLAQTTLFAGLIFQIDDNDTSAPEKRPKTDPAVAHKRAAKLFNNFCQKHNGIWGLLNQGLFGAYFDQKNSDRCLKLALQFQETSKNKADLTVSVGIAEYPTLNYQPADILANALKALNHAAFLGPNSAVAFDSVSLNISGDQLFDQGDINGSIEEFQLALKLDPKNINVHNSLGVCYGLLGEYEKAKLEFNSAVKLNHSEVMAWYNMGFIHMLNGDRQKALDLFLKANAINQDVFEITFQTGRLLMEMKQPESGKKFLQRAAALEPASSAAFRYLGECYTEIGDTHAAITAFKKAIKYNPSDAASLSAMGCLFSEQEEDPSIALMFCRESVQLSPENGLFRYRLGQLYRKQNRLDDALVEFKKAEQLGKDASEEISEIEKKSSPKATRSAG
- the selA gene encoding L-seryl-tRNA(Sec) selenium transferase; this translates as MTKAKSQKKKLVAIAPDQQALLRKLPGVDYLLDLVSKEAFFESIPHSVVVNSIRDVIARKRQQILDKDSAIDQNSVSDKQMTDAVAQAVRKAMTPNLKRTINATGIVVHTNLGRSLLAPEVIDNLLAIAGRYSNLEYDLAAGKRGSRYSNVEALICEISGAEAALAVNNNAGAVLLSLDTLARDKEVIVSRGELVEIGGSFRVPDVMAKSGAILKEVGTTNRTHLKDYETAIGPQSGLLLKVHTSNYSVVGFTAEVSLRELVDLGAAHQLPVMEDLGSGTFIDFSKYGLLKEPTVQESVNTGTDVIAFSGDKLLGGPQAGIIVGKKKVIDAIKQNPMTRALRIDKLTLAALEGTLRLYRDEAKAARNIPTLQMIMLSLPEIQARAQELAERLKRIDDSRMHIHLLERASKTGGGALPLMELPSLCIGVQIDGVSPNKLEKMMRQNDPPIVGRIEDDLFVMDPRTIQMDEVAIIETAFKNRIMKA
- a CDS encoding NAD(P)H-dependent oxidoreductase, with the protein product MKILALNSSPRTGGQSQTELMLNHLVEGMQDAGAEVEVVNLREKKINYCIGCYTCWTKTPGKCLHKDDMTKELFPKWLDSDIAVYATPLYNYTLNAEMKAFMERTIPFLEPFIEQQGNRSAHPLRYTPPDAVVLSVAGFIEMSVFDQLSHYVQFLLDRRNQLLAEIYRPAAEILYRDKDAKAAVLAATVQAGSELVDSRQVSAETLQQIQQPFIDFQTFALTSNVFWKTCVAEGVTPKEFREKNLVPRPDTIESFMRTFPMGLNKEAVGEEKKILQFHFSDEVTDACHFIIEKDNVFAEQGHAENPDITIVTPFELWMDIMTRKADGQQMFMEQKYTVSGDLELMIQLFQKES
- a CDS encoding deoxyhypusine synthase family protein, giving the protein MPKSIKPLDLRQVNTYSLAQRTSKVSTSSFAKTWQKGCAFKDFLKKLPDILAAGDLKWVINTLATAARAKKMVIMGMGAHVIKVGLNPVVIDLMERGIVDCVALNGAGIVHDVELAMVGHTSEDVAAAIDDGSFGMAEDTAIFLGKALVDMQPDTEGLGQAVGRAIDEKKLPYNQQSILATGYRLGIPVTVHVAIGTDIVHMHPQCDAARTGEASHRDFRLLSAMVARLQKGVYLNVGSAVILPEVFLKAVTLARNLGHKLNEFTTVNLDFIQHYRPLTNVVQRPTARGGRGVNLVGHHEIMLPLIAAGVIEQLEA
- the cobA gene encoding uroporphyrinogen-III C-methyltransferase; protein product: MKAKVYLVGAGPGDPGLVTVKGKECIQRADVIIYDYLAAPALLKHARKSAELIYVGKKGGDHTLSQDEINHLLVEKAQSGGVITRLKGGDPFIFGRGGEEAEALLKAGIAFEIVPGVTSAIAAAAYAGIPLTHRQLTSTLAFVTGHEDPTKAETSINWSSLAKGIGTLVFFMGVKNLPNISKRLIDNGKSPDTPVALIRWGTTSRQKTVTGTLSTIADTAQAAGLKAPAIIVVGDVVTLRQSLKWFEERPLIGKRIVVTRARQQASDLVKRLEELGAECLEYPTIEIRAPKDPQPLKQAVAGLSTYDWIVFTSVNGVSYFFEQLFVAGNDVRVLGHLKTAAIGPATAARLLEFGLTSDIVPETYRAESVIKAFKKENLKGKKILLPRAKEARPILPQELTKMGAAVTEIPAYETLKAAENMDDLIQQLKDKRVDMITFTSSSTVTNFKALLPPTDFKALIQDVTIASIGPITSDTAKELGFQVHISAESYTIPGLVDAILQFYQNN
- a CDS encoding HDOD domain-containing protein; translated protein: MQEKNRYHVAAGSYRVDGQQPLVLEAYLGTCVGVALYDAVAGVGGLIHLLLPEPATPDESFQPEKYASTGFPPFVHALYKDGATAGNLKACIAGGALVGPLSDTDLEMDIGGRTTERVMQLIAAENITVDKLETGGFFTCRLELDLDTGEFCIEPAGFDKLSGDADINIPERREISDSIKKLQPVPQIALKIMRIIHSDQYEIKTITDEIRKDQVISARTLQLCNSVMFARHKRIESLDHALVMMGQHLLLKFVISASLNNFFNQIGWGYSLCKGGIYHHAIGTAVIAEKLATLTGRADPSTAYMAGLLHDIGKVALDQFIHAGFPLFYRELIQGEKNFSEVERQVLGTDHTEVGAELALNWSFPESLVEAIRHHHYPDKATQHKPLVHTVYLADLLMSRFHTGLELERLNTDDLARRMGVIGLSLSDFPQIIDQIPIKVLESSPELALMADA